The following coding sequences are from one Candidatus Paceibacterota bacterium window:
- a CDS encoding RNA methyltransferase has translation MATYLLLHNIRSTYNVGSIFRTADAAGVEKIFLTGYTPTPTDRHGRTRSDISKTALGAEGSVAWEYHAQPGPLVKELKDQSVRVVGVEQDERSIPLTKYSSQKKELQDICWILGNEVRGISSQLRRQCDELVEIPMCGKKESLNVSVAAGIVLFC, from the coding sequence ATGGCCACTTATTTATTACTCCACAACATTCGCTCCACCTACAATGTCGGTTCTATTTTTCGGACAGCTGATGCTGCCGGTGTTGAGAAAATATTTCTGACCGGCTACACGCCAACACCGACCGATCGACACGGACGGACGCGAAGCGACATTTCCAAGACCGCATTAGGCGCCGAAGGTTCTGTTGCGTGGGAGTATCATGCTCAGCCCGGGCCACTCGTAAAGGAACTAAAAGATCAAAGCGTTCGGGTGGTGGGTGTTGAGCAGGATGAGCGGTCAATTCCGCTTACGAAATATTCATCTCAGAAAAAAGAATTGCAAGATATTTGCTGGATCTTAGGAAACGAAGTGCGGGGCATATCTTCTCAGTTGCGCCGTCAGTGCGATGAGCTCGTCGAGATACCGATGTGCGGAAAGAAAGAATCACTCAATGTTTCAGTTGCTGCCGGTATTGTACTTTTTTGTTGA
- a CDS encoding VTT domain-containing protein encodes MFSFPAIVYFYFAYTIGVIFLGEAFVLPGIYLGYTGRLDLELVLIFTLCGALLADTFWYTLGLLIPKERLAHYRYVRSRLDRAKPFDEFFRQHKLRVLFYSKFLFGTRMVFQLLAGIYRVPLWQYALVVLLSNIVWILLLTVIGLVLGAGLATLEDTAFGLQIALTALLAVTLGIYFVGRPAVKWLFKHREQDE; translated from the coding sequence ATGTTCTCATTTCCAGCAATCGTCTACTTTTATTTCGCCTACACTATAGGAGTTATTTTTTTAGGCGAGGCTTTCGTGCTTCCGGGTATTTATCTTGGCTATACCGGGCGCCTGGATCTAGAGCTTGTGCTTATATTTACACTATGCGGAGCCCTGCTCGCCGACACTTTTTGGTATACGCTCGGTCTCCTTATTCCGAAAGAGCGATTAGCGCACTATCGATACGTACGGTCTAGACTCGACCGAGCAAAACCGTTTGATGAGTTCTTTAGACAACATAAACTCCGCGTGTTATTTTATTCAAAATTCTTATTCGGCACCCGAATGGTCTTTCAGCTCCTGGCCGGAATATACCGAGTTCCGCTTTGGCAATACGCCCTTGTTGTACTACTAAGCAACATTGTCTGGATTCTACTGCTTACGGTGATCGGTCTTGTTTTGGGTGCCGGTCTTGCAACGCTAGAAGATACAGCATTTGGCCTCCAGATCGCGCTTACTGCATTACTGGCCGTCACCCTTGGCATCTATTTTGTTGGCCGACCTGCAGTAAAGTGGCTTTTTAAACATCGCGAACAAGACGAGTAA
- a CDS encoding VTT domain-containing protein — MLPTWITKYFFVALFVGMISAGEITLIPAVYLGYMSGIALLSVLGVALLGSLFSDTFWYCIGRRFPKQRLMRYRLIQRETARAEKLKPFYDKHKLRMIFLSKFLFGTGIFFQVLAGMNHVPYRHYILASTSATLVWFGVATVFGVILGASIDVLKDVMTGAGIAATATLIVTLLSYAGVYWFTKRKLSFSRASR, encoded by the coding sequence ATGCTCCCCACCTGGATAACTAAATATTTTTTTGTCGCTCTCTTTGTTGGCATGATCTCTGCCGGTGAGATCACGCTTATCCCTGCTGTTTATCTCGGCTATATGAGCGGCATTGCTCTTCTAAGCGTTCTTGGTGTAGCTCTGCTTGGATCACTTTTCTCAGATACATTTTGGTACTGTATAGGTCGCCGCTTTCCAAAGCAGCGTCTGATGCGCTACCGACTCATCCAACGAGAAACAGCACGAGCAGAAAAGCTTAAACCTTTTTACGACAAACATAAGCTGCGAATGATCTTTCTTTCTAAGTTTTTATTTGGTACCGGCATCTTCTTTCAGGTGCTCGCCGGAATGAACCATGTACCATATCGCCATTACATCCTCGCGAGCACCTCTGCCACACTCGTGTGGTTTGGTGTGGCCACCGTGTTCGGTGTCATCCTAGGCGCCAGCATTGACGTACTTAAAGATGTTATGACCGGTGCCGGCATCGCCGCCACAGCAACACTTATTGTCACCCTCCTTTCCTATGCCGGTGTGTACTGGTTCACCAAACGCAAACTATCTTTCTCCCGAGCAAGCAGATAA
- the mutM gene encoding bifunctional DNA-formamidopyrimidine glycosylase/DNA-(apurinic or apyrimidinic site) lyase, with product MPELPEVHTTTTQIRKELVGTTITDVWSDIHVDATHRTDTLKSERFYRTFKRAVIGAAITNATRRGKNILIELTNDRTILIHMKMTGHVMYGRYTKTKDLQSAKRVPENWRGEKWVPVAEKDSPLWDPYNRFIHLVFSLSNDKHLVLSDVRKFAKITLLPTSTIDTVSDISALGPDPFDLSPKTFRDRIRRKQSGRIKTVLMDQSVLAGVGNIYSDEALWMSSIHPETDVQKLSDLQLTKLHQSLKKVMARAIETGGDSDSDYRNIYGEKGQYQNFHQVYRKKDAPCSRRGCSGIIKRIVVGGRSAHFCPVCQKTANT from the coding sequence ATGCCTGAACTCCCCGAGGTGCATACAACTACTACGCAGATTCGAAAGGAATTAGTTGGAACAACGATCACTGACGTCTGGTCGGATATTCATGTCGACGCAACCCATCGAACCGACACCCTCAAAAGCGAGCGTTTTTACCGCACATTCAAACGTGCCGTCATCGGCGCAGCTATCACCAATGCCACGCGCCGCGGAAAGAATATATTGATCGAGCTCACGAACGACCGCACGATACTGATCCATATGAAGATGACAGGGCATGTAATGTACGGCAGGTATACAAAAACCAAAGATCTACAGAGTGCAAAACGAGTTCCTGAAAACTGGCGTGGCGAGAAGTGGGTTCCGGTCGCAGAAAAAGACTCCCCGCTCTGGGATCCATATAATCGGTTTATCCATCTTGTCTTTTCTCTTTCCAACGACAAGCACCTTGTTCTCTCTGATGTGCGTAAATTTGCAAAAATAACACTTCTTCCTACTTCTACTATAGACACCGTCAGTGACATTTCAGCTCTTGGCCCTGACCCGTTCGACCTATCCCCGAAAACATTCCGTGATCGGATCCGCCGGAAACAAAGCGGGCGGATCAAAACAGTTCTAATGGATCAGTCGGTCCTTGCCGGGGTGGGAAACATCTACTCCGACGAAGCACTCTGGATGAGTAGCATACATCCGGAAACCGATGTTCAGAAACTCAGTGACCTACAGTTAACAAAGCTCCACCAGTCACTCAAAAAAGTAATGGCCCGCGCCATTGAGACAGGTGGGGATTCCGATTCAGATTACCGTAATATTTACGGAGAAAAAGGCCAATATCAGAATTTTCACCAAGTTTATCGAAAAAAAGACGCCCCCTGCTCACGTCGCGGATGTTCTGGTATAATAAAGAGAATTGTTGTTGGTGGCAGAAGCGCGCATTTTTGTCCTGTTTGCCAAAAAACCGCCAACACCTAA
- the murE gene encoding UDP-N-acetylmuramyl-tripeptide synthetase has product MQLDDILFSIKKLIPKSVFHFFQPAYHFSLAFLGYLVYRNPSKHLTVIAVTGTKGKTTTTELLNAILEENGHPTVLTNTVRIKVAERSERNLFKTSVRGRFFLQRTMRQAVNTGCTYAVIELTSEGAKQFRHRFIELDALIFTNLHPEHIESHGSFEQYREAKLDIARGLARSPKTPKYIVANADDPEHSKFVTAAGSSCSPVLFSLADAQPYSTSENGLEFIFEETSMVSPLLGAFNLSNILAALTCLRTFGIPVETAKRAIETYTGTPGRVEEITEGQDFRVFIDYAHTPDSLKQLYETFPKTKKVCVLGNAGGGRDTWKRKSMGTIADTHCDEIILTNEDPYDEDPRSIVEEMKTSITKKPCAIIMDRREAIHTALQKASSLTKATEGEQNKNIVVLITGKGTDPYIMEANNTKTPWSDAEVAREELAKLRGR; this is encoded by the coding sequence ATGCAACTCGATGACATTTTATTCTCCATAAAAAAACTGATCCCGAAGAGTGTGTTTCATTTTTTCCAGCCGGCGTATCATTTCTCACTAGCTTTTTTGGGATACCTTGTTTACCGTAACCCATCAAAACACCTCACTGTCATTGCTGTAACCGGAACCAAAGGGAAGACAACTACTACAGAATTACTTAACGCTATCCTAGAAGAAAACGGCCATCCGACCGTCCTCACAAATACAGTTCGCATAAAGGTTGCCGAACGATCAGAGCGGAACCTCTTTAAAACATCAGTTCGGGGACGATTCTTTCTTCAGCGGACCATGCGTCAAGCGGTAAACACCGGTTGTACCTATGCAGTTATTGAATTAACCTCCGAAGGAGCCAAGCAGTTCCGCCACCGTTTTATTGAACTCGATGCACTCATCTTCACCAACCTTCACCCTGAGCACATCGAATCGCACGGCTCTTTTGAGCAGTACCGAGAAGCAAAACTTGATATAGCCCGCGGGCTCGCGCGCTCACCAAAAACCCCTAAGTATATAGTTGCTAACGCAGATGACCCTGAACACAGCAAGTTCGTAACCGCAGCGGGCTCCAGTTGCTCACCGGTTCTTTTCTCGCTTGCAGACGCACAGCCATACTCAACCAGTGAAAACGGTCTCGAATTTATCTTTGAAGAAACATCTATGGTTTCACCTTTGCTCGGCGCCTTCAATCTCTCCAATATTCTCGCGGCTCTCACCTGTCTGCGTACCTTTGGCATACCGGTAGAAACAGCTAAACGAGCTATCGAGACCTATACCGGGACACCGGGCAGAGTAGAGGAGATCACCGAGGGACAAGATTTTCGTGTTTTTATAGACTACGCCCACACCCCTGACTCACTCAAACAACTCTACGAAACATTTCCTAAAACAAAAAAAGTATGCGTGCTTGGCAACGCCGGCGGCGGACGCGACACCTGGAAACGAAAAAGTATGGGTACGATCGCTGATACTCATTGCGATGAGATCATCCTCACGAACGAAGACCCGTACGATGAAGACCCTCGATCGATCGTTGAGGAAATGAAAACAAGCATCACCAAAAAACCGTGTGCGATCATTATGGATCGACGAGAGGCTATTCATACAGCCCTGCAAAAAGCTTCCTCCCTCACAAAAGCTACAGAGGGTGAGCAAAACAAAAACATTGTTGTTCTCATCACCGGCAAAGGTACCGACCCGTACATCATGGAAGCAAATAACACAAAAACTCCGTGGAGTGATGCTGAAGTAGCGCGAGAAGAACTTGCAAAGTTGAGAGGTAGGTAA
- the ruvA gene encoding Holliday junction branch migration protein RuvA, whose amino-acid sequence MNIMHVLSIIVIRKTLITVNELFLRALPVSLFTSYDKAMIRVLTGTVISQNANSLVIDTGGVGYVVYCPSDIALNTAHSEHITLWTHLAVRENSLDLYGFTSEENVQLFELLLTVSGIGPKSALGILNVADANALKNAVAAGDTSHLVKVSGIGKKNAEKIVLELRGKLEAVDEEAGTYRDTDSETFEALTSLGYSASEARDAVRNLPTDITDTGERIKEALKNMGA is encoded by the coding sequence ATGAATATCATGCATGTACTATCCATAATTGTTATACGTAAAACACTAATAACTGTCAACGAACTGTTTTTGCGCGCGCTTCCAGTTTCGCTCTTCACAAGTTATGATAAAGCCATGATCCGCGTACTCACCGGCACTGTCATATCTCAAAACGCTAATTCACTCGTTATTGACACGGGCGGTGTTGGCTATGTTGTATACTGCCCGAGTGACATTGCGCTCAACACCGCTCATAGTGAGCACATCACGCTCTGGACGCATCTAGCAGTACGAGAGAACTCACTCGATCTTTATGGATTTACCAGCGAAGAGAACGTGCAGCTCTTTGAACTCCTCCTCACTGTCTCCGGTATCGGTCCTAAAAGCGCTCTGGGTATTCTTAACGTTGCCGATGCTAATGCCCTAAAGAACGCCGTCGCAGCCGGCGACACCTCCCACCTCGTAAAGGTATCCGGCATTGGCAAAAAAAATGCTGAAAAGATCGTGCTGGAATTGCGTGGCAAGCTCGAAGCAGTCGACGAAGAAGCGGGTACGTACCGCGATACCGATAGTGAAACCTTTGAAGCACTTACCTCATTAGGCTACTCTGCCTCTGAGGCGCGCGACGCTGTACGCAACCTTCCAACTGACATTACCGACACCGGTGAGCGTATTAAGGAAGCGCTTAAAAACATGGGCGCCTAA
- the rpsT gene encoding 30S ribosomal protein S20 → MPNLQASKKSLRADRKKTVFNQRKKVLMKKAIKKVRDLTIAGDVKEAQENLPAAYEAIDKALKRKVIKKNTAARKKSRLVGAIKRVQE, encoded by the coding sequence ATGCCAAATCTACAGGCAAGTAAAAAATCACTTCGAGCTGATCGGAAAAAAACCGTATTTAATCAGCGAAAGAAAGTTTTAATGAAAAAAGCGATCAAAAAAGTTCGCGACCTTACTATTGCCGGTGATGTGAAGGAGGCGCAGGAGAATCTGCCGGCTGCCTACGAGGCGATCGACAAGGCCTTGAAGCGAAAGGTTATTAAGAAAAACACTGCCGCACGCAAGAAATCAAGACTGGTAGGTGCGATCAAGCGGGTGCAGGAGTAA
- a CDS encoding DUF5652 family protein, producing the protein MENINDSTLVTLLAIVVVTLPFKGTALWMAARRSHMRWFIVLLIVNSLAILEIIYIFFIAKQYTVEVEETNADSRHSSSDIEK; encoded by the coding sequence ATGGAGAATATTAATGATTCGACGCTTGTAACACTGCTTGCTATTGTTGTGGTTACCTTGCCGTTTAAAGGAACAGCATTATGGATGGCGGCACGTCGATCACACATGAGGTGGTTTATCGTGCTGTTGATCGTTAACAGCCTTGCTATTCTCGAAATCATCTATATATTCTTTATTGCGAAGCAGTACACTGTTGAAGTGGAAGAAACGAATGCTGATTCGAGACACTCGTCGTCAGACATTGAAAAATAA
- the ruvX gene encoding Holliday junction resolvase RuvX — MKYLGIDFGTKKVGLALSDESGTFANPLKVIPNNDDLVNEIKRLCAEHEVSVIVLGLSTNFKGEDNPVMKEARQVKEVLERDEAVKVELEPEFLTTAHAARTEENKATLDASAAALILQSFLDRHKE; from the coding sequence ATGAAATATCTCGGTATCGACTTCGGCACAAAGAAAGTTGGTCTTGCTCTCTCAGACGAGTCAGGAACATTTGCGAATCCATTGAAAGTGATCCCGAATAATGATGATCTCGTTAATGAGATCAAACGATTATGCGCAGAGCACGAGGTTTCGGTGATCGTGCTTGGTTTATCAACAAATTTTAAAGGAGAGGATAACCCGGTAATGAAAGAAGCGCGTCAGGTGAAGGAGGTGCTTGAACGAGATGAAGCAGTCAAGGTAGAACTTGAACCGGAATTTCTTACTACTGCACACGCCGCGCGCACCGAAGAAAACAAAGCCACGCTCGACGCTTCTGCAGCAGCGTTGATACTCCAGAGTTTTCTTGATCGCCACAAGGAATAG
- the pilM gene encoding pilus assembly protein PilM, protein MTSNEFLHFFPAPTFLQMPTAGLDIADGEIRFIELREDRGVLGLQNYGMQKIANDVIEEGSIEKKEELVAALTKIREENGLKFVRVSLPEEKSYVFHTTVPYAANPDEMRDAISFTIEENVPLSAENVVFDYNVIGRKSVKVSEDVDVAVSALPINVVEMYIDVIRSSGLRPMSLMVESQAIARSVVPKENPNSFLVINIDTETSVVYIVNNNTVHFTSAFPTKNAGSSVLTSSTSITQEGELVDNKEDSISEEDTFFSNASEILAEVKRVYDYWHSRGIGSQKDNQVKKFLICGDHALDKQFQKKLAETFSVDVETANVWINAMTFDESVPEIPVDEALRYAAAIGLALPQNI, encoded by the coding sequence ATGACAAGCAACGAGTTCCTGCACTTTTTTCCAGCACCAACATTTCTTCAGATGCCGACTGCCGGGCTTGATATTGCTGATGGAGAAATACGTTTCATTGAGCTTCGCGAAGACCGCGGAGTTCTTGGGCTTCAAAATTACGGGATGCAAAAGATAGCTAATGACGTGATCGAAGAAGGCTCTATTGAGAAAAAAGAGGAACTTGTAGCAGCTCTTACAAAAATCCGCGAAGAGAACGGTCTTAAGTTTGTGCGAGTCTCTCTCCCCGAAGAAAAATCATACGTATTTCATACAACAGTTCCGTACGCTGCAAACCCTGATGAAATGCGAGACGCTATTAGCTTCACGATCGAAGAAAACGTTCCTCTGTCAGCGGAAAATGTAGTGTTCGATTACAACGTGATAGGTAGAAAGTCCGTAAAGGTATCGGAAGATGTGGATGTTGCTGTCTCGGCACTCCCGATCAATGTTGTAGAAATGTATATTGATGTAATTCGATCAAGCGGGTTACGCCCGATGTCACTTATGGTTGAGTCGCAAGCTATCGCGCGATCGGTGGTCCCAAAGGAAAATCCAAATTCATTCTTGGTTATAAATATCGATACGGAAACATCGGTGGTATATATCGTAAATAATAATACAGTACACTTCACGTCAGCGTTTCCTACAAAAAATGCAGGTTCAAGTGTTTTAACTTCTAGCACTTCGATCACCCAAGAAGGGGAGCTTGTTGATAATAAGGAAGATTCAATAAGTGAAGAAGATACTTTTTTCTCGAATGCGTCTGAGATACTTGCTGAAGTAAAGCGAGTGTATGATTATTGGCATTCGCGTGGCATCGGGTCACAAAAGGACAACCAAGTGAAAAAATTTCTTATATGTGGAGATCACGCCCTCGATAAACAGTTTCAGAAAAAGCTTGCTGAAACATTTTCGGTTGATGTTGAGACCGCGAATGTCTGGATAAACGCGATGACATTTGACGAGTCTGTACCAGAGATACCTGTTGATGAAGCACTGCGGTATGCTGCCGCGATCGGTTTGGCACTTCCTCAAAATATATGA
- the pilO gene encoding type 4a pilus biogenesis protein PilO — MSSSIKTLSISCLVVLVVSGIVIGFFYEIRSVNSEANAIAEQVRVERERQQRSESVQETLENNVQEINSLGSYIVGADETPDFLSMVEEVGTQSGATISTESVETLDEDESDQGELLQMNVVISGSWQEVYRSVALIETLPFKITVTAFNFSQKSTGEEEGPAIQWEAKVKLDVVKLTSTL, encoded by the coding sequence ATGTCCTCGAGTATAAAAACATTATCAATATCATGTCTTGTCGTTCTCGTTGTGAGCGGTATTGTGATCGGTTTTTTCTACGAGATACGATCAGTGAACAGTGAAGCGAATGCTATTGCAGAACAGGTGAGGGTTGAGCGTGAGCGTCAGCAACGTTCAGAGTCAGTACAGGAAACACTTGAGAACAACGTTCAAGAGATCAACAGTCTTGGCTCATATATTGTGGGTGCAGATGAAACACCTGATTTCTTGAGCATGGTGGAAGAAGTTGGCACACAAAGCGGGGCCACTATCAGTACAGAATCAGTAGAGACATTGGATGAGGACGAATCAGATCAAGGGGAGCTTTTACAGATGAACGTAGTGATCTCCGGAAGTTGGCAGGAGGTATACCGTTCGGTCGCTCTAATAGAAACATTGCCATTCAAGATCACGGTGACTGCTTTTAATTTTTCTCAGAAAAGCACCGGAGAAGAAGAGGGCCCTGCTATTCAGTGGGAGGCAAAGGTAAAATTAGATGTCGTTAAATTAACTTCAACTCTATAA
- a CDS encoding host-nuclease inhibitor Gam family protein has protein sequence MVKKKVKAKVGENRSPQLTGEQIQYIEERIASIGSAKRSLDELQAQMDQQIEEVRESFRSRTQQSATVVQEKLDELYQFCEENAEAVTQGGLQQSVKVSNGQLGWRLGNTTVEVIEAEDSVIARIKQRSLSRKLLIQTPRLNKIAIKAFLEAGCRIKGVVLKTPQRFFVKPSETVEGVSKDVQTLQKLSGKK, from the coding sequence ATGGTGAAGAAGAAGGTAAAAGCGAAAGTCGGCGAGAACAGATCTCCTCAGCTAACGGGTGAACAAATACAGTATATCGAAGAGAGAATAGCCAGTATTGGATCGGCAAAGCGTTCGCTCGATGAGTTGCAGGCGCAAATGGATCAGCAGATCGAAGAGGTTCGCGAGTCGTTCCGATCACGAACACAGCAGAGTGCTACTGTGGTTCAGGAAAAGCTAGATGAGCTCTATCAGTTCTGTGAGGAGAACGCCGAGGCGGTTACTCAGGGCGGACTTCAGCAAAGTGTGAAGGTAAGCAACGGGCAACTTGGTTGGAGATTAGGGAATACCACCGTGGAAGTAATAGAAGCTGAAGATTCGGTGATAGCTCGTATCAAGCAGCGCAGTCTAAGTCGAAAGTTGTTGATACAGACTCCGCGACTGAACAAGATAGCTATCAAAGCTTTTCTGGAAGCCGGTTGCCGCATTAAGGGTGTTGTGCTCAAAACACCTCAGCGGTTCTTCGTAAAGCCCTCTGAGACCGTGGAAGGGGTCTCGAAAGATGTTCAGACACTTCAAAAGCTCTCCGGCAAAAAGTAA
- a CDS encoding ribonucleotide-diphosphate reductase subunit beta codes for MKITEVRKRNGSVQVFDSSKITKAVTKAFDAIEGGSNADATKVAKNVEKKVVEMCEQDAKLPDSSPKKKCKDGKPSVEEIQDLVEEALMEMEFYDVAKAYILYRNKRKEMRERDLFRKRINLKPYEYPELVEYVDAIRHSYWIHTEFNYTSDVHDYKVNITDIERSALKNAMLAIAQIEVAVKTFWGDLYKKMPKPELGAVGYTFAESEVRHMNAYSHLLEILGLNNEFEDLVDVPVIQGRVAYLEKVVALSRTDDNKEYTQAILLFSLFVEHVSLFSQFLVMMSFNKYKNLFKGISNTVEATSKEEQIHGLFGIDLINTIHREHPEWFDDRTKALIENMTQEAFKAEEGIVDWIFEAGELDFLPKKDVKEFIKQRLNNSLVSIKMKPLFEVDEEIVSSLSWFDEEVIGTKHVDFFAKRSINYNKRKSSITSADLF; via the coding sequence ATGAAAATCACTGAAGTTCGGAAACGCAATGGCTCTGTTCAGGTATTTGATAGCAGTAAGATCACCAAGGCAGTTACAAAAGCGTTTGATGCGATTGAGGGTGGCAGCAACGCTGACGCGACAAAGGTGGCAAAAAATGTTGAAAAAAAGGTGGTAGAGATGTGTGAACAGGATGCAAAGCTCCCTGATAGTTCACCGAAGAAAAAATGTAAAGACGGAAAACCTTCAGTAGAGGAGATCCAGGATCTGGTCGAAGAAGCGCTTATGGAAATGGAGTTTTATGATGTCGCTAAGGCGTATATCTTGTACAGGAATAAACGAAAGGAGATGCGTGAGCGAGACCTTTTTCGCAAACGGATCAACCTTAAGCCGTATGAATATCCGGAACTCGTGGAATACGTTGATGCTATACGGCATTCGTACTGGATCCATACCGAATTCAATTACACAAGTGATGTGCACGACTACAAGGTAAATATCACGGACATAGAAAGAAGCGCTCTTAAAAATGCAATGCTGGCCATTGCTCAGATCGAAGTGGCGGTCAAAACGTTCTGGGGAGATCTCTATAAAAAAATGCCAAAGCCGGAGCTTGGCGCGGTCGGGTACACCTTCGCTGAAAGCGAGGTGCGGCATATGAATGCGTATTCTCACCTCCTTGAGATCCTCGGTCTCAATAATGAATTTGAAGACCTCGTTGATGTGCCGGTTATACAAGGCCGGGTTGCGTATCTTGAAAAAGTGGTTGCGCTATCTCGGACCGATGACAACAAAGAATACACACAGGCAATTCTCCTATTCTCTCTCTTCGTTGAACATGTGTCGTTGTTCTCACAGTTTCTGGTAATGATGTCATTCAATAAATACAAGAACCTTTTTAAGGGCATCTCGAATACTGTTGAGGCCACATCGAAAGAAGAACAGATCCACGGACTCTTTGGTATCGACCTTATCAATACGATTCATCGCGAACACCCGGAGTGGTTTGATGATAGAACAAAAGCTCTCATTGAGAATATGACACAGGAAGCATTCAAGGCAGAGGAGGGAATAGTCGATTGGATCTTCGAGGCAGGAGAGCTTGATTTTCTACCGAAAAAGGACGTGAAAGAGTTTATAAAGCAAAGGCTCAATAATTCACTGGTGAGTATTAAAATGAAGCCGCTCTTTGAAGTGGATGAAGAGATCGTTTCGTCTCTCAGCTGGTTCGATGAAGAAGTGATCGGCACAAAGCACGTCGATTTCTTTGCAAAGCGGTCAATTAATTACAACAAACGAAAAAGCAGCATAACGAGCGCTGACCTTTTTTAG